The Candidatus Methylomirabilota bacterium nucleotide sequence CCGCCCAGGCCCGGGAGGCGGCCCGAAAAGCCCGCGAGCTGACGCGCAAGAAAGGGTTCGACGATGACGGCCTTCCCGGCAAGCTGGCCGAGTGCTCCGAGCGCGAGCCGGCGGCCCGGGAGCTGTTCCTGGTGGAGGGCGACTCGGCTGGCGGCTCGGCCAAGCAGGGCCGCGACCGGCGGACCCAGGCGATCCTGCCGCTGCGGGGCAAGATCATCAACGCGGAGAAGGCGCGCTACGACAAGGTGCTCTCCCACCAGGAGATCCGGCTCCTCATCTCGGCGCTCGGCACCGGGATCGGACCGGAGGAGTTCGACATCGCCAAGCTCCGCTATCACAAGGTCATCCTGATGACGGACGCCGACGTCGACGGCGCCCACATCCGAACGCTCTTGCTGACGTTCTTCTTCCGGCACATGGTCTCGGTGATCGAGACCGGATACCTGTACATCGCCCAGCCGCCGCTCTTCAAGCTCAAGCGGGGCAAGGCGGAGAAATACCTCCTGAGCGAGCGCGAGCTCGAACACGAGCTGCTCCTTCTCGGGACCGAGAAGGCCCAGCTCCGCTACGCGAACGGCAAGGGCGGGGGGAAGACGGTCGGCGAGGAGCGGCTCCGCCGGTTCGTCGGCGAGCTCGTCGAGTACCGGCACTTGCGGGACCGGCTGGCCAAGCGCGGCGTGCCGGCCCAGTGGCTGGAGGCCTTCGTGCGCCACCGGCCGCTTCACCGCAAGCGCATCTCGCGGGACACCGTGCTGATCGAGCTGGGGCGCGCCCTGGGGCAGCCGCCGTTCACCATGCGGGGCGAGACCGAGGAGGGGAGCGTCCTGGCGGCGGTGACCGGGGGCGGCGGGGAGGAGCGCGTCCTGAACCTCCAGCTCTTCGAGTCAGTCGAGTGGGCCAAGCTGCTCGAAGTCTACGGCCAGATCGAGCCCTTCGACCGGCCGCCGTTCACCCTGATGCCGCCCGCCGGGGCCGAGATCCCGGTCGCCTCGCGGGACGCCCTGGTCGACCAAGTGCTGCACCTCGGGCGGGCGGGGGCCTCGGTCCAGCGCTACAAGGGCCTCGGCGAGATGAACCCCGAGCAGCTCTGGGAGACGACGATGAACCCGGAGACCCGCACGTTGCTCCGGGTGACCATGGACGACGCGGTGGCGGCCGACGACATCTTCACGAAGCTGATGGGCGATCAGGTCGAGCCGCGCCGGGACTACATCGCGATGCATGCCCTCGAAGCCCGCATCGACGTGTGAGGGGCTGATGCCCGAGCGCCAGCAGCCGATCTCGATCGTCGAGGAGATGAGCCGCTCCTACCTCGACTACGCGATGTCGGTCATCATCGGCCGCGCCCTGCCCGACATCCGCGATGGGCTCAAGCCCGTCCACCGCCGCATCCTCTACGCCATGCAGGAGATGGGGCTCGCCTGGAACCGGGCGTACAAGAAGTCGGCCCGCGTGGTCGGCGACGCCATGGGCAAGTTCCATCCCCACGGGGATGCGCCGGTCTACGAGGCCTTGGTCCGAATGGCCCAGGACTTCTCCCTGCGCTACCCGCTGGTCGACGGGCAGGGGAACTTCGGCTCGGTCGACGGCGATCCGCCGGCGGCCATGCGCTACACCGAGGCGCGGCTGGCCAAGATCGCCCACGAGATGCTGGCCGACATCGACCGCGACACCGTCGGTTTCGTCCCCAACTACGACGAGACCCAGGAGGAGCCGACGGTCTTGCCGTCGAAGATCCCCAATCTCCTCGTCAACGGCTCCTCGGGGATCGCGGTGGGGATGGCCACCAACATCCCTCCCCACAACCTCACCGAGGTGGTGGCCGGGCTCCTCCTGGCCCTCGACGACCCGGACGTGTCGCTGGACGAGCTGACGCAGGCGATCAAGGGCCCCGACTTCCCGACCCGGGGGTACATCTACGGCACCAGCGGGATCCGGGAGGCGTACGCCACCGGTCGCGGCATCATCACCATGCGGGCCCGGGCCCACACGGAGAAGCTGCGCGGGGGCCGCGAGGCGATCATCGTCACCGAGCTGCCCTATCAGGTGAACAAGGCCAGCCTCATCGAGAAGATTGCAGAGCTCTCTCGTGACCGAAAGCTCGACGGGATCTCCGAGATCCGCGACGAGTCCGACCGCCACGGCATCCGGATCGTGCTGGAGCTCAGCCGGGGGGAGATCGCGCAGATCATCCTCAACCAGCTCTACAAGCACACCGCGATGCAGTCCACCTTCGGAGTGATCATGCTGGCCCTGGTCGGCCGGCGGCCCCAGGTGGTCACCCTCAAGGAGATGCTGAACCACTTCATCGCCTTCCGGCGGGAGGTGGTGACCCGGCGGACCCGCTACGACCTGGCCCGGGCCGAAGAGCGGGCCCACATCCTGGAGGGGCTCCGCAAGGCGATCGAGAACCTCGACCTCACCATCCGCCTGATCCGCCAGGCCGCCGACGTCGACGCCGCCCGCCAGGCGCTGATGACCCGCCTCCAGCTCAGCGAGATCCAGGCCAAGGCGATCCTGGACATGCGGCTCCAGCGCCTGGCCCAGCTCGAGCGCGACAAGATCATCACCGAGCACACCGAGACACTCCAGCTCATCGAGCGCCTCAAGGCGATCCTCGCCTCCGACGCGCTGGTGCGCGAGATCATCAGGGAGGAGCTCAGCGCGCTCAAGCAGGAATACGGCGACGAGCGCCGGACCGAGATCACCGGGGAGTCGGTGGAGCTCACCCTGGAAGACCTCATTGCCGACGAGGAGATGGTCGTCACCGTCACCCGCTCCGGCTACATCAAGCGGACGGCCATCGAGGCCTATCGCAGCCAGCGCCGGGGCGGCAAGGGCGTCCAGGGGATGGAGACCAAGGAGGCGGACATCGTCGAGGACATGTACATCGCCTCGACCCACGCCTACCTCCTGTTCTTCACCAACGACGGCAAAGTCCACTGGCTCAAGGTCCACGAAATCCCCGAGGCCAAGCGCGACGCCCGGGGCAAGGCGATGGTCAACCTGCTCCACCTGGCCGAGGGCGAGCGGGTGGCGGCCACGCTCGCCGTGCGTGATTTCACCGCCGGCGGCGACGTCTTCTTCGCCACCCGCCAGGGCAAGGTGAAGAAGACCGATCTGGGCGCCTACTCGCGCCCCCAGCGCGGCGGCATCCGCGCCATCGCCCTCGAGGAGGGCGACGAGGTCATCGCCGTTCGGCTCACCGACGGGCAGCGGCAGGTCCTCCTGGAGACGAAGCGGGGGACCTGCATCCGCTTCGAGGAGGAGGAGGTCCGGCCGATGGGGCGGGTGGCGGCCGGCGTGAAGGGAATCGAGCTGGAGGAGGGGGACCAGGTCATCGCGGCCGAGGTGGTTCGCGATGACGCGTCGATCCTCACCGTGACCGAGCGGGGCTACGGGAAGCAGACCCCGATTGGGGAGTACCGCCTGACCGGGCGGGGCGGGAAGGGGATCATCGACATCAAGACCGGAGGCCGCAACGGCCTGGTCGTCGGCATGACCCAGGTGCGCCAGGGCGACGACATCCTGATCGTCACCACCAAGGGAAAGGTGATCCGCTTCCCGGCCGAGGACGTCTCCTCGCAGGGGCGGAACACCTGGGGAGTGCGCGTGATCGACCTCGACGCCGACGACCGGGTCGGCAGCCTGGCGCGCGTCGAGGCCGAGCGCGGAGCGAATGCTTGATCCCCGCTTCGTGCGCGAGCATCCCGCCGTGGTTGAGCAGGCGATCAGCAACCGTGGCGCCTCGGCGCCCCTCAAGGAACTCCTCGACACTGACGACGGGCGGCGACGACTGCTCCGCGAGGTCGAAGAGCTAAAGGCTCGGCGGAACCAGCTCACCCAGCAGGTCGCGGAAGCCAAGCGGCACAAGGCGGATGCCGCCGCCTTCATCGAAGGGTCCCGCGCTCTCGGGGAAAGAATCAGCGAGCTCGAGGGGCGGCTTCGGACGCTCGAAGAGGCCCTGGCGGAGATCGCGCTCAAGCTCCCCAATGTTCCCCATCCGAGCGTCCCGGTCGGCCACTCGGCGGAGGAGAACGTCGAGATCCGCCGGTGGGGCGAGCCGCGGATCTTCCCGTTCACGCCGCGACCACACTGGGAGGTGGGCGACGTCCTCGGCATCCTGGACTTCGAGCGTGCCGCCAAGATCGCCAAGGCGCGCTTCGCCGTGCTGTGGGGCCCAGGGGCCCGGCTCTCGCGGGCACTGAGCCAGCTCATGCTCGACCTCCACACCCGGGAGCGTGGCTATCGCGAGGTCTGGGTGCCCCACCTGGTGAACCGGGAGACCA carries:
- the gyrA gene encoding DNA gyrase subunit A, encoding MPERQQPISIVEEMSRSYLDYAMSVIIGRALPDIRDGLKPVHRRILYAMQEMGLAWNRAYKKSARVVGDAMGKFHPHGDAPVYEALVRMAQDFSLRYPLVDGQGNFGSVDGDPPAAMRYTEARLAKIAHEMLADIDRDTVGFVPNYDETQEEPTVLPSKIPNLLVNGSSGIAVGMATNIPPHNLTEVVAGLLLALDDPDVSLDELTQAIKGPDFPTRGYIYGTSGIREAYATGRGIITMRARAHTEKLRGGREAIIVTELPYQVNKASLIEKIAELSRDRKLDGISEIRDESDRHGIRIVLELSRGEIAQIILNQLYKHTAMQSTFGVIMLALVGRRPQVVTLKEMLNHFIAFRREVVTRRTRYDLARAEERAHILEGLRKAIENLDLTIRLIRQAADVDAARQALMTRLQLSEIQAKAILDMRLQRLAQLERDKIITEHTETLQLIERLKAILASDALVREIIREELSALKQEYGDERRTEITGESVELTLEDLIADEEMVVTVTRSGYIKRTAIEAYRSQRRGGKGVQGMETKEADIVEDMYIASTHAYLLFFTNDGKVHWLKVHEIPEAKRDARGKAMVNLLHLAEGERVAATLAVRDFTAGGDVFFATRQGKVKKTDLGAYSRPQRGGIRAIALEEGDEVIAVRLTDGQRQVLLETKRGTCIRFEEEEVRPMGRVAAGVKGIELEEGDQVIAAEVVRDDASILTVTERGYGKQTPIGEYRLTGRGGKGIIDIKTGGRNGLVVGMTQVRQGDDILIVTTKGKVIRFPAEDVSSQGRNTWGVRVIDLDADDRVGSLARVEAERGANA
- the gyrB gene encoding DNA topoisomerase (ATP-hydrolyzing) subunit B is translated as MTEPKPRKGGAAGPSYTANDIKVLEGLEAVRKRPAMYVGDTASYGLHHLVFEAVDNSVDEALAGYCQNIRVVLHADGSCTVADDGRGIPVDIHEGTGKSAAEVVLTTLHAGGKFESSVYKVSGGLHGVGISVVNALSEWLEVEIRRDGQVYTQRYDRGKPQADLGPGEKTTKRGTTIRFKPDPEIFEETTFSFDILSNRLRELAFLNKGLKIQIEDERDEKKLSFLYNGGIRQFVEYINQNKTPVHPKVLYFEGGRGDIQVEVALQYNEGYQENVFSFANNINTREGGTHLTGFRAALTRTLSAYAQANGFLKNFKGGISGDDVREGLTAVISVRLPEPQFEGQTKAKLGNSELKGLVESVVNDKLAVAFEEDPTTARRIAEKCVRAAQAREAARKARELTRKKGFDDDGLPGKLAECSEREPAARELFLVEGDSAGGSAKQGRDRRTQAILPLRGKIINAEKARYDKVLSHQEIRLLISALGTGIGPEEFDIAKLRYHKVILMTDADVDGAHIRTLLLTFFFRHMVSVIETGYLYIAQPPLFKLKRGKAEKYLLSERELEHELLLLGTEKAQLRYANGKGGGKTVGEERLRRFVGELVEYRHLRDRLAKRGVPAQWLEAFVRHRPLHRKRISRDTVLIELGRALGQPPFTMRGETEEGSVLAAVTGGGGEERVLNLQLFESVEWAKLLEVYGQIEPFDRPPFTLMPPAGAEIPVASRDALVDQVLHLGRAGASVQRYKGLGEMNPEQLWETTMNPETRTLLRVTMDDAVAADDIFTKLMGDQVEPRRDYIAMHALEARIDV